The DNA window CTGCGTCGCTGAGCACGTCGATGACGATGCGACGAGCTTCGGCGACGTGCCCGGGAGCGCTCTGCTCCAGCTTCGCCACTCCGGCGGCGGTCAGCTGGACCTCAGTCCGGCGGCCGGCTCCCCGGCAGGAACGACGTTGCAGCCATCCGGCGGACTCAAGACGCGATACCGCATGGGACAACCGTGACAACGACCCGTGCGCGGAAAGGGCCAACTCGCTCATCGCCCGTTTGCGCTCAGGGGCCTCGGACAGCTGCACCATCACGTGATACTCGAAGAGATTGAGCCCCGCATCTCGGCTCAGCTGCATGTCCAACCGGGCGGGCAACAGCACCACCATGGCCACGAGGGACGCCCACTCGCGGAGCTGCTCAGCAGTCAACCATTGGTCCAGCGGCTCATCAATTCCCATAAGCTCACAGTACCTACTTGAATATTAAAGTCCAGTCGCCGAGGGCTTGGTTAAATAGTCAACTTGTTGCCCCTGAAGTTCGGGCACCGCCGGTGGCGCTACCCACTGTGAAGCGCCAGGGGTGTATTACACGTCGAGGCCATCGAGGCTGTTCCGATGATTACGCCCCGCTGGTCGCTAAGTGACTTGAATGTTCAAACGGAGAACGCGTACTGTTGAGTTGTACGTTCAATGTAACCAGTGCCGAGTGTGAGCTTAATGTCTTCACGTCCGAATGGAAAGATTCCCTGTGACAAATGCAACCACCGCCGATCTGAAGAGCCTGAGCGGCATGTGGCGGCTCGACCCGCACGCCACCACCCTGAGGTTCCGTGCTCGACTGCTGTCCATCCCGATCGCCAAGGGCGTCGTGCGCGCCAAGGCGGGTCACGCCGAGGTCTCCAGTGCGGGCAGGGCCTCAGGGGTGCTCGTGGTCGACCCAGCTTCGATTACCTCGCGGATCGCGAAGCGTGACGCGCACCTACGTTCCGCGGACTACTTCGACGTGGAAAACTATCCCGCGCTCACGTTCACGTCTAGCGAAGTCCACTCAGTCGGCCCCGGCGAGGTGGAAATCATCGGCGAGATTGAGGTCCTCGGCCGAACCTCTGCGTTGACACTGGCAGGTCACATCGTCGCGCGCGATCGACGTGCCACCCTCACGGCCACCGCACGCATCGGCAATGACGTCCTACACCTGAACGGCATGAACCCCATTACCACCGATGTCACCGTGGAGGCTCATTACGCCCTCGTCGATGCGACGTAAACACCGCCCCACCAAGGAGATTAAAGAGACACTGCCGGGTGAAGGTGATGAGCTGGCCCCGTGTCTGCCAGGCGTGTGCACCGGTCGATGCAGACGTGCTCCCCACCACGCAACGTAATGGTAAAGAAACAGGCCAGAGGAAAATCCTCTGACCTGCATCTTTATCGGTGGAGCTGCCGGGAATCGAACCCGTTTCACACTTCTGGCCAGGGGGTCGAAATAGCCCAGACCTGCCGATTGACGTTCACCGGGATTCACCAGGATTGACCGGATTTATCTGTAACTGTGCCCAAAATGTGCCCACGGACCGTACCGGGGCTGGTCAGCCCTTCCAGTTCTCACCGCGCTCTTTCATCTGTTGAGAATGTTGTGCGGCAGCCCCTCTTTGTTGCCGGTAGGTACGCCGTCCCAATCCGGTTCGGGGCGGTGTATGCGAAACGGCGCGTGGTACGCCGCCCGACTAAGGGCAGTCAGACCATCGTGAATCAGTTTGAGTCCGAGTTCATGCTCTTCTTTGGTGTTCTCTCCGGGTGCTCCCGACTTATTGAACAGGATTATCGGATGAAAGCTGCGCTTGTCGAGCACGTCAGCCGCTTCGCGCACATCGGGATCAGGATGGCCGTGAATGAGGCTTGACAGCCTGGGGTGAATCGTGTCCCGCCAGCGATCCTCGGCAACCTTCGCCGCCACCTGATCTTCGTCGCTCAATTTCTCGGTGGATTCGCGCGACAGCATGAAAATGGCGACGGTCCAACAGCCCCTCGTCTCGCCGCGTACGCCCAACCACCATTCCTGAAACTCCACGATGATCTCGATGGTTTCCCGGTGCAGTGAACGAACGAACTGGCGGTATTCTGCATCAAGGGTTGCGCTGAGTTCAGGATCAATGTCAGTCATCTGGTTCGTCTCCGTTCTCGCCATTCGTTTCTTCCGATGTTTCCTCTGCTGCGGGGTTTTGGCGTACCCGAACCCCAATTGCTTCTTCGAATAGGCGGTCGTCCTCAGCGTCCGCGGCGGCTTCGGCTGCGGCCACTTTGCGACGGTACTGGCGTTCGTCTTCGTCACCGCTGCCGTAAATCCAGATGCCTTCGTGCTCGGTGTTGAATTCGACTAGTCGTCTGTGGATCGCTTCCAGGCCCTTGACGTGTTCTTTAAGGTGCTTATCGAGCATTTTAGTAAGGTCGTGCATCGTCTTTATGTCAACCCAAGTCGTCCCCTTGTATTGGTCCGAATCGAGAAGTGCCTCAGTTTCGTAACTTTTACCGCGACTGTCTTCGTAAACGACGCTAGCCTTATAACGAGTCGGCAAGAATCGCTCCTGCAAACGTTGTTCTGGGGTCGTTTCGTCTTCTTGACGTGTTGTCCAATACTCTCGTTCGAGTTTTTCGGAGTCAGTACGCTCTGACTCCATAGTCTTGGCGAGACGATTCCATTTGTCCTGGTACCGTTTTCTGGTTACGGAGTGGTCCCAGCCGGTTCGCCATTCTTGTCCAGGTGCCAAGATTAGAAACTCCGGTATTGGTATTTCGTACAGGTTGTCGCCTGAGAGCGAATTTGGCGTTGATGTGAGCGGGGGTGTGACTGAAACTTTCACGTGGTAGGCCGGCGTGGTGCCGAAGTTTTTGACGACAATCTCAATAAATTGCTTAACGGCCGGATTCAACTCGCTGTAAATCACAACGTTGGGCTGGGCCTGTTCCTCCCGTGTGCGGCGCGCCTCGCGTACTTGGAACCACGCGAATACGGCAGCACCGAACGCGATCAAGACAGTTGCCCAGGCGGCGAGGGCCGACCAACCTTCCGGCGACACGTGATCGTGCAGCCAGCGGTAGACCGGGCCGAGTGAACCAGTCATGTCCAACGCTGCAACGACGCTCAGAACGACCAGGATTGCAACCGGCCACCACTGTGCAGTTTTGCTGGCGAGACCCATGTCCGGGATCGTACGCAGTGGGGGTGACAGCAAGTGATTCGATACAGCGTGGCTGGCGCACGCCCTCGGTTCGATGTTTACAGGTGGCCTTGCTTGACGACATCGCGAATGCGCTGACCCAGCCCGTAAATCCTGTGGCTCTCACAGATTGTGCGCGTCAGACGTTTGTGTCTTGCAATTTGATTCATTAATGCGCATTGAAGCAATATTTCACCCGCGCGCGTAATTACGTAGACCTCTTCGATTCCATACTTGAACCGAGGATTATGCTTTAACTCATTATACGTGAATTGGAACAATTTCGACCACGTCGTGATATCGCCGACAAATTCCTCAAAAGCTGGGCCCACATATTTAGCGAGCGAGTATGGATTGTCGCCTTTCTTAACCTGCGCCCATTTGGTCGTGCGGCGGTGCGAGGTTATCCAATAGTCAAGTGCCACCGCTATTTCCATTAGGCGGGTCTCTATCGCCAGCGAGTCGCCAAATCGGTAGACCTTCGCAAGAGGCCCAGCGGCACGCGGATGCGTTTGTTCGAGCCTGATCCACGCATCAACCCCCGTTACCCCGTTGATGTCATTAAGGTTGAATGTGGGGTACTCCGTCATCGACTTCGGGGGCTTCGTCCCCTTGGGTAGATGCATCAAATCTGAAATCCACATTTCGGGGCCAGACTGTGGACGCTCGCCAGAATGGCTCTCAATAATCGCGGTCCCGCTCTCGGCTGCAACGAAACCCTGAAACCCAAGGTTAATCAGATTCTGAACCGCGAGAATGGGCGTAACATGGTCAATCCAGCTCCGTGGTTTACGGCTGATGGTTGTCACCGTAAGTGGATTCGCTAGGACCTTTTTGTCGGTCGGGCCAGTAGCAGACCAACGCGATGCAAGTGATACGACGATTCCCTTCCGTTCGGGCGTGGATCGCGCAGGTGCACTGCGAAGAGTCACACTGTAGGACTGAGCACGATTTTCGCCGTCCTTCTCCGATATTCCGTGCACTCCACCAATACCCGACCATTTAAACACCCCGGGAAATGTAACTTTCATTTCTGTAAACTTCTCGCTCTTTATATCCCGCAAGTTGAGCCCTGCGAGTAGTCCGCCGCATCGGTACGTCTCTATGGAAGCGCGGGTAGCACCCATAATTGAGGAGCCCCCGGCGCTAACTGCGTCAAAGAACACCGAACCTGCTGGATGAGTGGCTGCGTAGAGTGTTTCGATCGACCTTGATGGCTCATCGTTGGGACGCATCCACCTATCCATTGCGCGGTGGCTAGCCAGAAAGTCAATCCAGAAATGACCATCGTCGCTGAACCGGACGTGTCCTGATTCTGCCGAATCGAGCTTGCCGATAGTCTCGGTGCTTGACCAAAAATGTCCCAGTGTTCCCTGTTTGATTTCGTCTAGACGGCCCGCCACGTTCGGAGCGTAACAACGGTGAGATCAACGAGACCGCATGTTTTGGCGACTCATCGAGACGTTCGACAGCCCGCCCAAACTGTTTTCACGCGCTTACGCGAGGAAGCGCCACATCCTACGGTCTTCCAGTAGAGGCCGGACCAACGCGACGACTTCGGGACCGGGTCGGCCCGGCGATAGGTCGGGGCATCGAGCGGTGCGTCAGTCAGACGAGGTCTGCGGTCACTGCACACGTCTGTGCCACTGTTCCCGCGAGCTGATCAACCTGCCGCAGCAGCTCAGCCGGCGGGGCGCTCAAATCGAGAGCATGACAGTGGATTACTACACCGCTGCCCCGAGCGGTGTGCAGGTCAACTGGCTCATTGCCTTTCGCGTACACCAGGTGCCCTTCGGGAAGGTCCAAGACGGTGCAGTATGCCAGCATTTGGTAGAGGTCGGCGTTCGGAAAGCCCTCGGGCCGTTCGGCTTTGTACTTGGCGTCGACCACCGCGCGCACATCCCCGTCACGCATCCACATCAGGTCGGGTCGCATCACTACCCGGTCCTGCACATCGAGGCTCAGAGACTTCTGGCAGATGCTGTGGCCACCCACATACCGCAGCGATTCCCGAAGCGCAGTCGTGACGAAGTCTTCGAACACCCGCCACATGTCGAACACGTACCCGGTAACCGTGAGGTCACCCACGTGGTGCTCGAAAGACTCCGCCGCGAGCACGATGTGCGCAAGGGCCAGTGCCGAGTGGTACCGAGCGTTGAGTCGGCTGCGGTGCCATTTCGGCGGTATCGCGCCGCGTGGCGAAACCGTCACGCTGGCGAGGATGCGCCGCAGTCGCTGCAGGCGGCGACGCGCTGCCTCCGCCAGTCTGGGAACCGCGATCAGCCGATTGACGGCCATCAGCAGCAGTTGGTTCTCAGCGATGTCGATGGTGAAGTCGTCGTACTCAACAGCCACCGGAACGGGGAGGCCATAGAGGCGGGTCATCTGCTCGCCCGCTAGCAGTCGGCCGCGCAGCACCGGCAGCCTGTCGGTGACGGTGCGGTATCCCTGCAATAAGCCCTGCTCCACCGCGCGAAGGGCAAGCCGGCCGAAAGCTTCTGCCAAAGCAGGCAACAGATCTTCGTCGGCGGAGAGATGCACCAGATCATCACGCCAGATGCCTGGATCCTTGGCATAGCCGAGCAGGAACACAAGACGGTTCAGGTCGGCGATCTTGGGGCGGACGACGATCTGACGCTGACCGATGAGCACGGCGCCGACTTTGCGGCTGGCCGAGATGTCGAACAGCCCGCGCGTCAGTGTGGGTGCCACGTTCACCAGGGCGAGCCCCTGCAGCGCAACGTATTCCGCGTCAGCGAGGGCGACAGACTGGGCTGCCTCACCCTCAGTCAGCAGCAGCGGTGTCGGCGCCATCATCGGGTGCTTCCGGAGGAGTTGTAGCAGGGCCGTCGGCGGCCTGCAGGGTTTCGCCGACAGGGGTCTTGTTCTGTAGCGCCTTACGGATGACGTAGAGACCATAACGGGATCGAACATCGGTGCCGTCTCCGTAGTGGTGCTCTTCGAGCAGCGGCAGGATTGCGGTGCGCCAGACCCGCTCTAGCCCTTTGTCGCCGGCGTTGTGCACCGCCGCCCGCATGAAGTACGAGGGTCCGATCTTGAAGTCGGAATCCTCGATGCGCGAGTTGAGTTCCTCGAGCAGTTCGGCGACGTCGTTGGGACGGTTCGTCGCCTTGAGCCACTTGCGGAGAATCCCGTTGGTCGGGCTCTCGGAGGGATGAAGCGGAAGGAAGGCGAAGCGC is part of the Mycolicibacterium tusciae JS617 genome and encodes:
- a CDS encoding MarR family winged helix-turn-helix transcriptional regulator, yielding MGIDEPLDQWLTAEQLREWASLVAMVVLLPARLDMQLSRDAGLNLFEYHVMVQLSEAPERKRAMSELALSAHGSLSRLSHAVSRLESAGWLQRRSCRGAGRRTEVQLTAAGVAKLEQSAPGHVAEARRIVIDVLSDAELASLGHAARGIVAAIDPAVTAILDPNGHDAHGSVPQTEIDNRSGRSGPSCTRVDHGGPTSASGVEGRS
- a CDS encoding YceI family protein; the encoded protein is MTNATTADLKSLSGMWRLDPHATTLRFRARLLSIPIAKGVVRAKAGHAEVSSAGRASGVLVVDPASITSRIAKRDAHLRSADYFDVENYPALTFTSSEVHSVGPGEVEIIGEIEVLGRTSALTLAGHIVARDRRATLTATARIGNDVLHLNGMNPITTDVTVEAHYALVDAT
- a CDS encoding HEPN domain-containing protein; its protein translation is MAGRLDEIKQGTLGHFWSSTETIGKLDSAESGHVRFSDDGHFWIDFLASHRAMDRWMRPNDEPSRSIETLYAATHPAGSVFFDAVSAGGSSIMGATRASIETYRCGGLLAGLNLRDIKSEKFTEMKVTFPGVFKWSGIGGVHGISEKDGENRAQSYSVTLRSAPARSTPERKGIVVSLASRWSATGPTDKKVLANPLTVTTISRKPRSWIDHVTPILAVQNLINLGFQGFVAAESGTAIIESHSGERPQSGPEMWISDLMHLPKGTKPPKSMTEYPTFNLNDINGVTGVDAWIRLEQTHPRAAGPLAKVYRFGDSLAIETRLMEIAVALDYWITSHRRTTKWAQVKKGDNPYSLAKYVGPAFEEFVGDITTWSKLFQFTYNELKHNPRFKYGIEEVYVITRAGEILLQCALMNQIARHKRLTRTICESHRIYGLGQRIRDVVKQGHL
- a CDS encoding McrC family protein; its protein translation is MAPTPLLLTEGEAAQSVALADAEYVALQGLALVNVAPTLTRGLFDISASRKVGAVLIGQRQIVVRPKIADLNRLVFLLGYAKDPGIWRDDLVHLSADEDLLPALAEAFGRLALRAVEQGLLQGYRTVTDRLPVLRGRLLAGEQMTRLYGLPVPVAVEYDDFTIDIAENQLLLMAVNRLIAVPRLAEAARRRLQRLRRILASVTVSPRGAIPPKWHRSRLNARYHSALALAHIVLAAESFEHHVGDLTVTGYVFDMWRVFEDFVTTALRESLRYVGGHSICQKSLSLDVQDRVVMRPDLMWMRDGDVRAVVDAKYKAERPEGFPNADLYQMLAYCTVLDLPEGHLVYAKGNEPVDLHTARGSGVVIHCHALDLSAPPAELLRQVDQLAGTVAQTCAVTADLV